The following is a genomic window from Candidatus Methanoperedens sp..
GCTTCAATGAACAGGTATAGCAGCGGTGCGGTCATGAATATCGCTCCCGCAGTTATAAGCAGGCGTCGCCTTCCGAGACGGTCCGAGAGGACACCGACCGGAAAGCTGAACAGGATGCCTGCAAACGGTGATATCGCGGAAATCAGGCCGATCACTGCATCGCTTGACCCGATCGATTGCATAAAAAGGGGGAGCACAGGGTTTTTCGAGATCGTGGTTGAAAAAATCGCAAAAAAACCCAGAAGAGAGATGTAGTACATCAATCGGCGGTCGGTGGGTGTTGATGCTTGTGTTTCATCGGGTTCCGGGATTGTATTTGATTGCTTCAATTTAAGACTCATTTTGAATGTTTTTGGCAATTAAGCTTTTTCCTGACAAAGTTGTTTGGATTCAAGTCCGTAATGGCAGATAATCCGCTGGTTAAGAAAAACTGTGATAAAACGCTGATGACACTGATGGCGCGGATACAAACAAAATCTGATATTATTTCTTCACTATTTTTTAGCTATTTTTCATACCACACCAGCTCTTTTCCGGTGTTCCACCAATCCGCCATCAGCCAGTATTTCACGAAGGAAATCAGGAAGTTTCGTTGCAGTATATTCCACGCCCTCATGCACAATTATTCCATTTTCCAGATCTATCTCTATTATATCTCCTTCTTTGCAACCGATCTTAGCTTCAATAATGGGCAGACCCACATTGATCGCATTCCTGAAAAATATCCTTGCGAATGATCCTGCCACCACACAGGCCACTCCCACATATTTTAATGCCAGCGGCGCCTGTTCGCGGGATGATCC
Proteins encoded in this region:
- a CDS encoding 3-isopropylmalate dehydratase small subunit; amino-acid sequence: MTNINKITGKVWKFGDNVDTDVIIPGKYLRTTDLNIFAAHVLEGIDPQFSKKVQKGDIIVAGENFGCGSSREQAPLALKYVGVACVVAGSFARIFFRNAINVGLPIIEAKIGCKEGDIIEIDLENGIIVHEGVEYTATKLPDFLREILADGGLVEHRKRAGVV